The Conexivisphaera calida genome includes a region encoding these proteins:
- a CDS encoding (Fe-S)-binding protein: protein MIPWQLLFLQSSIPEIKYYLFVGDLEPLVWIESAVAAIICIYGSYRAVSRWLMGQPVPMPDHLGARLWNVAKYTFAQVKVWRHRLPGVLHSLIFWGTTILLIGTILDAIESEFTLRFLDARFLIGPTYLWFKLAMNIGGLMLIAGILLAYYRRLRGLTPNLPMGAMEHYMLLSLLTIAITGFFMDSVNTYAYRTSYMYPYDLVGYSLASLYRDLGISVAQLVPAYRAVWAFHMTLAIMSIGFIPYTKFSHIFVHGALNVFYYRLDSPAAFRPIEDLEGRVERGEVIGATKASELTWKERLDLDACVKCARCTNACPAVASGKPLNPMLLVQAAKDAVHAGPTSPLVSEGPLVPEAYWSCTTCGACVRECPTMIHHVELILDMRRGMVSTSGAVPEGLSQALYNTMRLGNPFGFDPDERTKWMEKVSTEIDIPFAEPGEEYDYIYWVGCNTAFDPNLRPVAESLLRLLKVAGLKVALLREETCCGEPARRIGDEYLFSENAKAVGGILSNYKFKSLLVSCPHGYNNFKHEMPLYGVKFEVVHHAQLLSKLVAEGRIKPADASGLRVTFHDPCYLARWNGVVEEPRSLIRATGADLVEMARHGADSFCCGGGGAQFFFDIKIGERVSKLRTAQAAGTGAKKVVVACPFCNAMFRSEAQSFGLDVMDIAQLLEGANRKSEV from the coding sequence GTGATCCCCTGGCAGCTCCTATTCCTTCAATCCTCGATTCCCGAGATAAAGTACTATCTATTCGTGGGGGACCTGGAGCCCCTGGTGTGGATTGAGAGCGCGGTGGCGGCGATAATCTGCATCTACGGATCTTACCGGGCCGTCTCCAGGTGGCTCATGGGTCAGCCGGTGCCGATGCCGGACCATCTGGGCGCGAGGCTCTGGAACGTGGCCAAGTACACGTTCGCGCAGGTCAAGGTCTGGCGCCATCGCCTTCCGGGGGTCCTCCACAGCCTGATCTTCTGGGGGACCACTATACTTCTGATAGGCACGATATTGGACGCAATAGAGTCTGAGTTCACGCTCAGGTTCCTCGACGCGCGTTTTCTGATAGGCCCTACGTATCTTTGGTTCAAGCTCGCCATGAACATAGGCGGACTTATGCTGATAGCCGGCATCCTGCTCGCATACTACAGGAGGCTGCGCGGGCTAACCCCCAACCTCCCCATGGGCGCCATGGAGCACTACATGCTGCTATCCCTCCTGACTATAGCGATCACGGGATTCTTCATGGACTCAGTGAACACCTACGCGTACAGGACGTCCTACATGTACCCATACGACTTGGTTGGCTACTCGCTCGCATCCCTCTACAGGGACCTGGGGATATCGGTGGCCCAGCTTGTGCCGGCGTACCGCGCCGTCTGGGCGTTCCACATGACGCTCGCCATAATGAGCATAGGATTCATCCCGTACACGAAGTTCTCGCACATATTCGTCCATGGAGCGCTGAACGTCTTCTATTACCGCCTTGACTCCCCCGCCGCCTTCAGGCCCATCGAGGACCTGGAAGGCAGGGTGGAGAGGGGGGAGGTGATAGGTGCCACGAAGGCCTCGGAGCTCACGTGGAAGGAGAGGCTGGACCTAGATGCATGCGTCAAGTGCGCCAGGTGCACGAACGCCTGTCCAGCGGTGGCCTCGGGGAAGCCGTTGAACCCCATGCTCCTAGTACAGGCGGCCAAGGACGCGGTCCACGCTGGGCCGACGTCCCCCCTCGTGTCGGAGGGGCCGCTCGTCCCGGAGGCATACTGGAGCTGCACCACGTGCGGCGCATGCGTCCGCGAGTGCCCCACAATGATACATCACGTGGAGCTCATACTGGACATGCGCCGCGGCATGGTGTCGACCAGCGGCGCAGTGCCCGAGGGGCTCTCGCAGGCGCTCTACAACACAATGAGGCTCGGAAATCCGTTCGGGTTCGATCCAGACGAGCGGACCAAGTGGATGGAGAAGGTATCCACCGAGATCGACATACCGTTCGCGGAGCCTGGCGAGGAGTACGACTACATATACTGGGTCGGCTGCAACACTGCATTTGACCCGAACCTGAGGCCAGTTGCCGAGTCACTGCTCAGGCTCCTCAAGGTGGCCGGCCTCAAGGTGGCGCTCCTCAGGGAGGAGACGTGCTGCGGGGAGCCCGCGAGGAGAATCGGCGACGAGTACCTGTTCTCCGAGAACGCCAAGGCCGTTGGCGGCATCCTCTCGAACTACAAGTTCAAGTCACTGCTCGTCAGCTGTCCCCACGGCTACAACAACTTCAAACACGAGATGCCGCTCTACGGGGTGAAGTTCGAGGTCGTGCACCACGCACAGCTGCTTTCCAAGCTAGTAGCCGAGGGCAGGATCAAGCCGGCCGATGCCTCCGGCCTCCGCGTCACTTTCCACGATCCATGCTACCTCGCCAGGTGGAACGGCGTCGTGGAGGAGCCGCGCTCCCTGATAAGGGCGACAGGTGCGGACCTCGTGGAGATGGCCAGGCATGGCGCTGACTCGTTCTGCTGCGGCGGTGGTGGCGCCCAGTTCTTCTTCGACATAAAGATCGGGGAGAGGGTCAGCAAGCTCAGGACGGCGCAGGCCGCCGGGACCGGCGCCAAGAAGGTCGTGGTGGCGTGCCCGTTCTGCAACGCGATGTTCAGATCCGAGGCCCAGTCGTTCGGCCTGGATGTGATGGACATCGCACAGCTCCTCGAGGGTGCAAATAGGAAATCTGAAGTCTAG
- a CDS encoding electron transfer flavoprotein subunit alpha/FixB family protein, with product MTSKVVVVGRDSQDIVNAMGLAKIIADGSGSSISAIVLGGGEDLPRVASGIASEGYVVSGTGHAPELISAALRSALRREELYAVVAPALKDLTDALARFSASLGIPMFTEVTEVLPRQGEGLVIRRAALAGRAVAEYSSAPPISATVAPGRFPAPAPSPSAQLKVGTIDVGTQGPEVLGVEQKRREGVDISSAEIVVGVGRGFRSKDDLGMAFRLAELLGGAVGCSRPIAADYGWLPEDRWIGISAKKIRPKLYLALGISGAPQHMSGVMDSKLIAAVNKDKNAPIFQYADYGVVGDLYQIVPALVKRLEELHK from the coding sequence ATGACATCGAAGGTTGTGGTCGTGGGCAGGGATTCCCAGGACATCGTCAACGCCATGGGATTGGCGAAGATAATCGCGGACGGCTCCGGCTCCTCGATATCAGCGATAGTTCTAGGCGGCGGCGAGGACCTGCCGCGCGTCGCCTCCGGAATAGCGTCGGAGGGCTACGTGGTGTCCGGGACGGGCCATGCCCCGGAGCTCATTTCGGCGGCACTGCGCAGCGCGCTGCGCCGCGAGGAGCTCTACGCGGTGGTGGCGCCGGCGCTCAAGGACCTCACGGACGCCCTGGCAAGGTTCTCCGCGTCGCTGGGGATCCCCATGTTCACCGAGGTGACGGAGGTGCTCCCCCGCCAGGGGGAGGGCCTGGTCATCAGGAGGGCCGCGCTCGCTGGCAGGGCCGTCGCTGAGTACTCATCGGCGCCGCCGATCTCCGCCACCGTAGCGCCCGGCCGTTTCCCGGCGCCCGCCCCATCGCCGTCGGCCCAGCTGAAGGTCGGCACGATAGATGTCGGGACCCAGGGTCCGGAGGTCCTGGGGGTGGAGCAGAAGAGGAGGGAGGGCGTGGATATCTCGTCCGCGGAGATCGTGGTGGGCGTCGGAAGGGGATTCCGCAGCAAGGACGACCTGGGCATGGCTTTCAGGCTGGCTGAGCTGCTGGGCGGAGCCGTCGGCTGCAGCAGGCCCATAGCGGCGGACTACGGATGGCTTCCGGAGGATCGCTGGATAGGGATATCGGCCAAGAAGATAAGGCCGAAGCTCTACCTAGCGCTCGGGATCTCGGGGGCCCCGCAGCACATGTCCGGCGTGATGGACTCCAAGCTCATAGCGGCCGTCAACAAGGACAAAAACGCGCCCATATTCCAGTACGCCGACTACGGCGTCGTGGGCGACCTGTATCAGATCGTCCCCGCTCTGGTCAAGCGGCTGGAGGAGCTGCACAAGTGA
- a CDS encoding electron transfer flavoprotein subunit beta/FixA family protein: protein MRIAVLVKVALDPNLMKVEASGDVSVRQTSMAVAEYDRNAVQVALELRDKLGGGQVVALSASTWGMSTERRKDYEGALREVLAMGADEAHAIMDDSLSGLPLETAGALAALAKSLGGFDIYVTGEGSSDMVSSQVAPMLATILGIPAVTYVKRIDTSGSPGPLKLTRDLEDRLETVGASPPLVMSVTGESSQPKLPTLMQIRRAFSKPLKYHSLPEVGASPLGVRRVAVRALVQKRKNIYIDGSKPDEAASKLLSALAEEGVIRI, encoded by the coding sequence ATGAGGATAGCCGTTCTCGTCAAGGTGGCGCTGGATCCGAACCTCATGAAGGTCGAGGCCTCCGGCGATGTATCCGTGCGTCAGACCTCGATGGCGGTCGCCGAGTACGATCGCAACGCTGTGCAGGTGGCCTTGGAGCTCAGGGACAAACTTGGCGGCGGCCAGGTGGTGGCGCTCTCCGCGTCCACGTGGGGCATGTCCACGGAGAGGCGGAAGGACTACGAGGGAGCGCTCAGGGAAGTGCTCGCGATGGGCGCCGATGAGGCGCACGCGATAATGGACGACTCGCTCTCCGGGTTGCCGCTTGAGACCGCCGGTGCCCTGGCAGCGCTCGCCAAGTCGCTCGGTGGATTCGACATCTACGTGACCGGAGAGGGCTCCTCCGACATGGTGTCGAGCCAGGTCGCCCCGATGCTCGCAACCATCCTCGGCATCCCGGCCGTCACGTACGTGAAGAGGATAGATACGTCCGGTTCCCCGGGTCCTCTGAAGTTGACTAGGGACCTCGAGGACAGGCTGGAGACGGTGGGCGCGTCTCCTCCATTGGTCATGAGCGTGACCGGTGAGTCCAGCCAGCCGAAGCTCCCCACGTTGATGCAGATACGTCGCGCGTTCTCCAAGCCGCTGAAGTACCACTCGCTCCCCGAGGTCGGCGCTTCACCGCTGGGCGTCAGGCGCGTCGCGGTGCGCGCCCTGGTGCAGAAGAGGAAGAATATATACATAGATGGATCTAAGCCTGACGAGGCCGCGTCGAAGCTGCTGTCGGCGCTCGCGGAGGAGGGGGTGATACGCATATGA
- a CDS encoding xanthine dehydrogenase family protein molybdopterin-binding subunit, which translates to MTSVELMAREFSHIGSRVPKYDAPEKVSGDVQYLLDLEMPGMLHAKVLRSPYPHARIVSVDVSGALRVPGVVDVITAKDVKLNNLGYLKDHPPLKWGKVRSVRDEVAAVAAVDPERALEAIHAIKVEYEPLPSVTDPLRALDPGAPLVHEEFGTNRANLDFSLEFGDVDDAISRADIVVEGTYSTQYVAHNPGDTMGALAWVDAHGTLNVIANTQTPFLYQRWLAESLGIPAYSIRVIQPYIGGAFGRNLDVYPHDVIVAALAMRTRRPVKLQFTRSEELQNAPTKQPLIARVRQGATKDGRLVAREVDAVIDAGAYVGWGVFDARVMQYTVTGLYRVPAVRFRTTVVYTNNPYTAAMRSAGNSQITFAVESNTEELAERLGMDPVEFRLLNANAPNTVTPQGAKITTCAMSDAIKEAARRIGWRGRHSAGPNRGIGFACYFHVGGGARIYRSDGCGATLKVDDFGGVVVTVGGTEIGEGLDTGIQLITAEALGIPRDRVRVVINGDSTIRLWDVGTHASRGTFICGNAALRAALDAKRQILEGAAQLLGTQSSDLDLRDGFVYSRSDPSRRMEYDKIVRRMHFSKGARGTVVVASSFYEPPSEEPDDRWYGNVSAAYGFGCQAVLVEVDRETGRVKVLKVVSAHDAGRVINPNGFEGQVQGGVAMGIGLALLEELVLSDGRVVNGSFEDYRMPRITDMPEIEAVSVGQPDPEGPFGVKGMAESPVIPTGPAIANAVADAIGVRVRDLPITPEKIWRNLSAKTQ; encoded by the coding sequence ATGACTTCCGTGGAGCTGATGGCCCGTGAATTCTCGCATATAGGGTCGCGCGTACCCAAGTACGACGCGCCGGAGAAGGTGTCCGGCGATGTGCAGTACCTTCTGGACCTGGAGATGCCGGGGATGCTCCACGCGAAGGTCCTGAGGAGCCCATATCCGCACGCGAGGATAGTCTCCGTGGACGTCTCCGGGGCGCTGAGAGTTCCGGGCGTCGTCGACGTGATAACCGCCAAGGACGTGAAGCTCAACAACCTGGGTTACCTGAAGGATCATCCTCCGCTCAAATGGGGAAAGGTCAGGAGCGTCCGCGACGAGGTCGCAGCCGTAGCCGCGGTGGATCCCGAGAGGGCCCTGGAGGCGATCCATGCGATAAAGGTGGAGTACGAACCCCTACCTTCTGTGACGGATCCGCTCAGGGCACTGGATCCGGGGGCGCCGCTGGTACACGAGGAGTTCGGCACCAACCGCGCTAACCTCGACTTCAGCCTGGAGTTCGGCGACGTGGACGACGCCATATCGCGCGCGGACATCGTGGTGGAGGGCACCTACAGCACTCAGTACGTGGCGCACAACCCGGGCGACACGATGGGTGCACTGGCATGGGTCGACGCACATGGCACGCTGAACGTCATAGCGAACACACAGACTCCGTTCCTCTACCAGCGCTGGCTTGCCGAGTCGCTCGGCATACCCGCCTATTCGATAAGGGTGATCCAGCCCTACATAGGGGGCGCCTTCGGGAGAAACTTGGACGTCTATCCGCACGACGTGATAGTCGCGGCCCTCGCCATGCGGACTAGGAGGCCCGTGAAGCTGCAGTTCACCCGCTCGGAGGAGCTTCAGAACGCGCCGACCAAGCAGCCGCTCATAGCAAGGGTGAGACAGGGCGCCACCAAGGACGGCAGACTTGTGGCGAGGGAGGTCGATGCGGTCATAGATGCCGGCGCCTATGTTGGATGGGGAGTTTTCGACGCGAGGGTCATGCAGTACACGGTGACCGGACTCTACAGGGTTCCCGCGGTCAGATTCAGGACCACGGTGGTCTACACGAACAATCCTTACACTGCGGCAATGAGGAGCGCCGGGAACTCCCAGATAACGTTCGCCGTGGAGAGCAACACCGAGGAACTTGCGGAGAGGCTCGGCATGGACCCGGTGGAGTTCAGGCTGCTTAACGCAAACGCCCCAAATACCGTGACGCCGCAGGGCGCCAAGATAACCACATGTGCGATGTCCGACGCCATTAAGGAGGCCGCGAGGAGAATAGGCTGGAGGGGAAGGCACTCTGCAGGTCCCAACAGGGGCATAGGATTCGCGTGCTACTTCCACGTGGGAGGTGGCGCAAGGATCTACAGATCAGATGGGTGCGGCGCCACGCTCAAGGTGGACGACTTCGGCGGGGTAGTGGTCACGGTCGGTGGAACGGAGATAGGGGAGGGTCTCGACACCGGGATCCAGCTGATAACGGCCGAGGCGCTCGGCATCCCGCGCGACCGGGTAAGGGTCGTGATAAACGGCGACTCCACAATTAGGCTCTGGGACGTGGGCACCCATGCCAGCAGGGGGACGTTCATCTGCGGCAACGCGGCGCTCAGGGCGGCACTCGACGCCAAGAGGCAGATACTCGAGGGCGCGGCACAGCTGCTGGGCACCCAGTCGAGCGATCTGGACCTGCGCGATGGATTCGTCTACTCGAGGTCCGATCCATCCAGGCGGATGGAGTACGATAAGATCGTCAGGAGGATGCACTTCTCCAAGGGAGCTAGGGGAACAGTCGTGGTCGCGTCCAGCTTCTATGAGCCGCCCTCTGAGGAGCCCGATGATCGCTGGTACGGCAACGTATCTGCCGCATATGGATTCGGGTGCCAGGCCGTGCTCGTGGAGGTGGACAGGGAGACCGGCAGGGTTAAGGTACTGAAGGTCGTGAGCGCGCACGACGCGGGCCGCGTGATAAATCCCAATGGGTTCGAGGGGCAGGTGCAGGGAGGCGTCGCTATGGGCATAGGGCTGGCGCTCCTAGAGGAGCTCGTGCTGTCGGATGGCCGCGTGGTCAACGGATCGTTCGAGGACTACAGGATGCCCAGGATCACCGATATGCCGGAGATAGAGGCCGTGTCGGTCGGGCAGCCTGATCCGGAGGGCCCATTCGGCGTCAAGGGCATGGCGGAGAGTCCCGTAATCCCCACCGGTCCCGCCATAGCGAACGCGGTGGCGGACGCGATCGGCGTCAGGGTGAGGGATCTGCCGATAACCCCGGAGAAGATCTGGCGGAACCTGTCGGCGAAAACTCAATAA
- a CDS encoding (2Fe-2S)-binding protein — translation MRIRFELNGSTAEVEVEPWESLFDVLRGKFGIKSVKTALCENSCSACGACTVLMDGRPIYSVMTPAYRADGHRITTLEGLSAKGHLDPLQEAFLEAGAVQCGFCTSGMILSAKAFLEGGGSPDEREIKEAIRGNLCRCTGYVKIVDAVRMAALRVGKEGKKEVEVGP, via the coding sequence TTGAGGATAAGGTTCGAGCTGAACGGTTCAACCGCTGAGGTCGAGGTTGAACCATGGGAGAGCCTATTCGACGTGCTGAGGGGCAAATTCGGCATAAAGAGCGTGAAAACGGCGCTCTGCGAGAATTCGTGTTCAGCGTGCGGGGCTTGCACCGTGCTGATGGATGGAAGGCCCATATACTCGGTGATGACTCCCGCGTATCGGGCGGACGGCCATAGGATAACGACGCTGGAGGGTCTCTCCGCGAAAGGGCATCTGGATCCGCTTCAGGAGGCCTTCTTGGAGGCCGGAGCAGTTCAGTGTGGATTCTGCACGTCCGGCATGATACTCTCCGCCAAGGCGTTCCTCGAGGGAGGAGGAAGCCCGGATGAGCGCGAGATCAAGGAGGCTATCCGCGGCAATCTCTGCAGGTGCACCGGATACGTCAAGATAGTCGATGCGGTTCGGATGGCCGCCTTGAGGGTAGGTAAGGAGGGGAAGAAGGAGGTGGAGGTGGGACCATGA
- a CDS encoding FAD binding domain-containing protein yields MTFRPSRVIIPRSFDDAYLHLESAGESAAIIAGGTMLFRLRGTGLLDYVETLVDLSGLGLSYVKDGGDGGLHMGSYTLLADIYKWLSSRPGMARAFGALVDAVTSMPGWQIRNMVTIGGSASISMPQSDVATSLLALGARVILSGPSGDRSMDLRDYMAGPLSPARKANEFVRELFIGPSEGGSAHEKFVVSDIDHPIASASVTLTLAEDGAIRSARLALGGGLRRNVVLDSPRELVGRMPEQGTLEEVYSLARDSVDPLEDHVATAEYRRHLAGVMARRSVLRAYARAGGSAR; encoded by the coding sequence TTGACCTTCAGGCCATCTAGGGTGATAATTCCGAGGAGCTTCGATGACGCATATCTGCATCTGGAGTCCGCCGGAGAAAGCGCGGCCATAATAGCCGGCGGCACCATGCTCTTCAGGCTCCGCGGCACCGGACTGTTGGACTACGTCGAGACGCTCGTGGATCTCTCGGGGCTCGGCCTGAGCTACGTGAAGGACGGGGGTGACGGCGGCTTGCACATGGGATCCTACACGCTGCTCGCGGACATCTACAAATGGCTGTCCTCGAGGCCCGGCATGGCGAGGGCGTTCGGAGCGCTGGTGGACGCCGTCACGTCCATGCCCGGGTGGCAGATACGTAACATGGTGACCATCGGAGGAAGCGCCAGCATAAGCATGCCCCAGTCCGACGTGGCCACGTCGCTTTTGGCGCTCGGGGCGCGCGTGATACTCTCGGGACCGTCCGGCGATAGATCGATGGATCTCCGGGACTACATGGCCGGTCCGCTCTCGCCGGCGCGCAAAGCAAACGAGTTCGTCCGGGAACTCTTCATAGGGCCGTCGGAGGGCGGATCCGCACATGAGAAGTTCGTGGTCAGCGACATAGATCATCCCATAGCAAGCGCCTCCGTGACGCTCACGTTGGCGGAGGACGGCGCCATCCGGTCGGCGCGCTTGGCCCTGGGAGGCGGCCTCAGGAGGAACGTCGTGCTAGACTCGCCGAGGGAACTCGTGGGCAGGATGCCCGAGCAGGGGACGCTTGAGGAGGTGTACTCGCTTGCGCGCGACTCGGTGGATCCTCTGGAGGATCATGTGGCCACGGCGGAGTACAGGAGACATCTGGCCGGTGTAATGGCCAGGAGATCCGTGCTCAGGGCATACGCAAGGGCGGGAGGGTCAGCGCGTTGA
- a CDS encoding class I adenylate-forming enzyme family protein, which produces MANISTFIDNNARYWPRKPVAVFPERGVSFTYHELLAEVNSFTNALRSLGVSKGDRVAVYMPNTPETLISFLGTWRMGATAVPMNVALKDFEVKHLLNDSGASVVVTTSQGYDVLEHVMDEVPDLRHVIVVDGRAGAAIPWRELVGKSKPSGRAENCEQDCLAQLQYTSGTTGLPKGAMLTHCNWIAAFDAERWALGLTDGDVELYIYPMVHVGFSWALTALKYGATVVFMERYSMDRYLRYAAEYNVTILSTMPPVMSDLVNGPGGVEEYLRTVRVAITGGAPTPQSIWEKWSSRFRIPVLNAYGLSETIVVGSAPGTVPGWEHLSKGYRSVGAPIGYSEVKIVDPGDPEKELGTGEVGEIALRGPAIARGYWKNEEATRESFMPDGWFLTGDMGFLDEDGVLYVTDRKKDMIITSGFKVYPAEVESILLRNPKIKEVAVFAKYDERRGEVPVAAVVLKPGERATADEILEWAKQHMIGYKVPRDVIFMEELPKMSGWKVLRRALRERFGNFPLQENQGKDKKEEKEQANTQVTGS; this is translated from the coding sequence ATGGCCAACATATCGACGTTCATAGATAACAACGCCCGGTACTGGCCCAGGAAGCCGGTGGCGGTTTTCCCGGAGAGGGGGGTATCCTTCACATACCATGAGCTGCTGGCCGAGGTGAACTCGTTCACGAATGCGCTCAGATCACTCGGCGTGTCGAAGGGGGACAGGGTGGCCGTGTACATGCCGAACACGCCGGAGACGCTGATATCGTTCCTCGGGACCTGGAGGATGGGTGCGACGGCCGTGCCCATGAACGTCGCCCTGAAGGACTTCGAGGTCAAGCATCTGCTAAACGACTCCGGCGCGAGCGTCGTCGTGACGACCTCGCAGGGGTACGACGTGCTCGAGCACGTGATGGACGAGGTCCCTGACCTCCGCCACGTCATCGTGGTGGATGGGCGCGCTGGCGCCGCCATTCCTTGGAGGGAGTTGGTGGGCAAGTCCAAGCCCAGCGGCAGGGCCGAGAACTGCGAGCAGGACTGCTTGGCCCAGCTTCAGTACACGTCGGGCACCACAGGGCTTCCCAAGGGCGCCATGCTCACCCACTGCAACTGGATAGCTGCGTTCGACGCCGAGCGCTGGGCACTCGGGCTCACCGACGGGGACGTGGAGCTCTACATATACCCAATGGTGCACGTCGGATTCAGCTGGGCGCTCACGGCGCTCAAGTACGGCGCCACGGTCGTGTTCATGGAGAGGTACTCGATGGATAGGTACCTCAGGTACGCGGCAGAGTACAACGTCACAATCCTCTCCACGATGCCTCCCGTCATGAGCGACCTGGTCAACGGGCCGGGCGGAGTGGAGGAATATCTCCGGACGGTTCGCGTCGCGATCACCGGCGGTGCTCCGACCCCCCAGTCAATATGGGAGAAGTGGTCATCACGCTTCAGGATACCGGTGCTCAACGCCTACGGCCTCTCGGAGACAATAGTCGTGGGATCAGCGCCCGGGACGGTGCCCGGATGGGAGCACCTCAGCAAGGGATACAGGTCCGTCGGTGCCCCGATAGGCTACTCGGAGGTCAAGATAGTGGATCCGGGCGACCCCGAAAAGGAGCTGGGGACCGGGGAGGTAGGCGAGATCGCGCTCAGGGGGCCCGCGATAGCCAGAGGGTACTGGAAGAACGAGGAGGCAACGCGCGAGTCGTTCATGCCAGATGGCTGGTTCCTGACGGGCGACATGGGGTTCCTAGACGAGGACGGCGTGCTCTACGTGACCGACAGAAAGAAGGATATGATAATAACGTCCGGCTTCAAGGTGTACCCTGCGGAGGTCGAGTCCATACTGCTCCGGAATCCCAAGATAAAGGAGGTCGCGGTGTTCGCAAAGTACGATGAGAGGAGGGGCGAGGTCCCGGTCGCCGCTGTCGTGCTGAAGCCAGGGGAACGGGCAACTGCAGACGAGATCCTAGAGTGGGCGAAGCAGCACATGATAGGCTACAAGGTGCCCCGCGACGTCATATTCATGGAAGAGCTTCCCAAGATGAGCGGGTGGAAGGTCCTCAGGAGGGCCCTGAGGGAGAGATTCGGGAACTTCCCGCTGCAGGAGAACCAAGGGAAGGATAAGAAGGAGGAGAAGGAGCAGGCGAATACCCAGGTCACTGGATCGTGA
- a CDS encoding Zn-ribbon domain-containing OB-fold protein, whose protein sequence is MSEKPLPEITPLNKPFWDAAARHELLVQRCKRCGRFVWYPRGSCPYCGSRDLEWVKPRETGTIYAVTVARVVVGNSPAWEKEMPYAVAIVDMDDGFRIYGRVLGAKPEEVRPGMRVRVDFEDISTGVAVPVFRPLP, encoded by the coding sequence ATGTCCGAGAAGCCGTTGCCCGAGATAACTCCCCTGAACAAGCCGTTCTGGGACGCCGCGGCCCGCCACGAGCTACTTGTCCAGCGCTGCAAGAGATGCGGGCGCTTCGTGTGGTATCCCAGGGGCTCATGTCCCTACTGCGGGTCGCGCGACCTGGAATGGGTGAAGCCCAGGGAGACGGGGACCATCTACGCGGTCACAGTCGCGAGGGTCGTCGTTGGGAACTCCCCGGCGTGGGAGAAGGAGATGCCCTACGCGGTCGCCATAGTGGACATGGACGACGGATTCAGGATCTACGGCCGGGTCCTGGGCGCCAAGCCCGAGGAGGTGAGGCCCGGGATGCGCGTGCGCGTGGACTTCGAGGACATATCGACCGGCGTGGCCGTGCCAGTGTTTCGTCCCCTACCGTAG
- a CDS encoding thiolase family protein encodes MSLDVAIVGLGETPYSRARADKGEIVMSAEQYAAWATSLALEEAGLSLRDMDGQGLAVAGTEWPHSEIWSAEVVQNLGFRPKLLLRGDFGGNNAVELAVQAAAAIRSGLVDYVLVLGADSPMTPFGTQTARSWRYDIDYMRPFGLMGFVTLAGLMMNRHMSAYGTKVEHFGKIAVTQREHARLNPGAYVKAPLTMEDYLKSRVLSDPLRLLDSVMFVNGGIAFLMTGREKASRASKQPVYLRGYGLAHNYVEGDPAMPDVTTTGVKAAARDALRMAGATPADLDFLQLYDDFTGAVLMQIEDIGFCAKGDGGKFLDRTDISYKGELPVNTGGGLLSNGQPGMAAGLVHVAEAVRQLRGEASGRQVNGAKLGLVSGLGGLAYGNNLANSGALVLGVM; translated from the coding sequence ATGAGTTTGGACGTCGCAATAGTTGGATTGGGTGAAACTCCCTACAGTCGTGCGAGGGCTGACAAGGGCGAGATCGTCATGAGCGCCGAGCAGTACGCTGCGTGGGCCACCTCACTGGCTTTGGAGGAGGCCGGCCTGTCCCTGCGCGACATGGATGGACAGGGGCTCGCCGTCGCAGGAACCGAGTGGCCCCACAGCGAGATATGGTCAGCGGAGGTCGTCCAGAACCTGGGCTTCCGGCCCAAGTTGCTCCTGAGGGGGGACTTCGGCGGTAACAACGCCGTGGAGCTGGCAGTGCAGGCCGCGGCCGCCATACGGTCAGGCCTCGTCGACTACGTGCTGGTCCTCGGCGCCGATTCTCCGATGACCCCGTTCGGAACTCAGACCGCCAGGAGCTGGAGGTACGACATAGACTACATGAGGCCCTTCGGCCTAATGGGGTTCGTCACGCTGGCGGGGCTCATGATGAACAGACATATGAGCGCCTACGGGACCAAGGTGGAGCACTTCGGCAAGATAGCGGTCACACAGAGGGAGCACGCCAGGCTGAACCCGGGCGCGTACGTGAAGGCTCCGCTCACCATGGAGGACTACCTGAAGTCGCGCGTGCTGTCTGACCCACTCAGGCTACTCGACTCCGTCATGTTCGTGAACGGAGGAATAGCCTTCCTGATGACGGGCCGCGAGAAGGCGTCTAGGGCATCCAAGCAGCCGGTCTACCTGAGGGGATACGGACTGGCACACAACTACGTGGAGGGAGATCCAGCCATGCCGGACGTCACCACGACCGGCGTCAAGGCGGCTGCCCGCGACGCGCTGCGGATGGCGGGCGCCACTCCCGCAGACCTCGACTTTCTGCAGCTCTACGATGATTTCACCGGCGCGGTCCTGATGCAGATAGAGGACATAGGGTTCTGCGCGAAGGGCGATGGCGGGAAATTCCTGGACAGAACCGACATATCCTACAAGGGAGAACTGCCGGTCAACACGGGCGGAGGGTTGCTCTCCAACGGACAGCCCGGAATGGCGGCTGGGCTAGTCCACGTCGCAGAGGCCGTGAGACAGCTCAGGGGCGAGGCCTCCGGAAGGCAGGTGAACGGCGCGAAGCTCGGCCTGGTGAGCGGGCTGGGAGGACTTGCCTACGGGAACAACTTGGCCAATTCAGGTGCATTGGTGCTGGGGGTGATGTGA